DNA sequence from the Methanococcus maripaludis genome:
CCCAATCGGAAGATAACCTATAGATATAGGAATTGCATCTTTTATTCCTTCAAAATACAGTTTATTAAAGGATAACTGTTTCATAATTTCTCCAAATTCATAATTAGTTTCTTAAATTATTTAAAATTCTGTTTACAAAACTTAAAAGTATTCCTGATAATATATATGTTCAGTATATAATACTTTTTGTATGGTATATAATACATTACATAAAAAAAATAGTAAAATTTTAAATTTCAAAAACACTGCCAACGTGTCCAAATTTAAATCCTGATATGTCACTTAATTCTTTTGTTGCATTAAAGCCAGTGCAGTGCACGGGTGAAATTAATTTAAAGTTTTGAGTCATTAAATAATTTTTAACCTGATTTATGTAAGTTTCAGATGCAGTTCCCATGTGAAAACCGCCGATAATTCCATTTACTTTTTTTAGGGTTTTTGCATGATTAATACAATTAATTAATCCGCTGTGGGTGCATCCTGAAAGAATTATATCTTTTACGATAACAAACATGTCATCAATTATGATATCATCCACTCTTTGACCATTTTCAATCATTTCAAAGTCTTCTCTTTCGTAAAAGTTAGTTCGGGGAATAGTTCCTGAAATTATTAAATTTTCTGAAATTTTAAATGGATCTTCGATGAGTTTTAAATTTTTGTAATCTTTCAAGAAATTTTTTATACTCTCATCGATTCCGATGTATCTTTCTCCGTGGTACCTATCAACAAATGCGGATTTGTGAATATAAATTGGAACATCTAAATTTTCCCCATATTTTTCAATAAAATAATTAAATCCATCAGTATGGTCGTAGTGGCCGTGGCTAAAGATTACTGCATCAAAAATATCATCTTCACCCATTAATTTTAAATTATTTTCAAAAACCTGAGCGTTTTGGCCACAATCAAACAATATCTTCGAATCTTCATCTTTTATAATTGCTGAAAATCCTGACTGTGCTAAAAACTTTCCTTTCGCAGTATTGTCTACAAGTATTTTTATTTCCATGAAAAACCACCTTAAGAAATATTTAAATCATCTGTTTTTATATATTATAGGAGTAACTGTTTTATATAAAACACATATGGGCATTGGTGAAATTTTGAAAATATCAGGAATCGTAGAACTCTCAACAATTGATTACCCAAAACATGCATCTGCTGTTGTTTTTTTATCCGGATGCAACATGAAATGTGGTTACTGTCAAAATTACGAGTACATTACAACAAATGTATCTGAAATGACTGCTGAAGAAGTTTTTAACAGTATGGATTTGATGTTTGCAGAAGCACTCGTTATAAGTGGCGGAGAACCAACCCTTCAGCCAGAAGCAGTTTTAGAACTTGCAAAAATTGCAAAAGGAAAGAATTTTCCTGTAAAACTCGATACAAATGGAACAAACCCGAATTTAGTTGAAAAACTTATTTCAAATAACTTTTTAAATTACATTGCAATAGACGTAAAAGCAGGATTTAATAATTACGAGAAAGTTACAGGATACAAAAAAGAAATTAAGGAAAACATTTTAAAAATAATAAATATCTGTAAACAGGAAGAAATATTTGTAGAATGCAGAACTACGTTTATTCCAGAATTAATGGATGAATCAGACATTGAAGAAATTGCAAAAACCGTTAAAAACTGCGATTTATACACTATTCAACAGTTTGACCGTGAACATTCATATGATAAAGAATTATGCAAAGTAAAACGGATTAGTGAAGACGATTTAATTGCACTTGGAAAGATTGCAAAAAAATACATTGAAAATGTGAAAATTAAGACCCTTTCAAGTGAAATACCAATCAACTAGAGCGATAATATGGATTTAGACTCTTGGGAAGATTATTATAACCAGATACTCGATGATTTTGGATACGGAAGTGCTGAAGACTTAAAAAGTGCAGAAATTCTTAAAGAAATGATCAAAAAATTCAAAAATAATGTAGATTTGAACGAAATTTCCAAAAAAATCTTTGGAAAAGAAGTTTACATTTTTGGTGCGGGCCCGTCACTTAAAAAACATGTTTTGAAATTGAAAGAAATTATTGATTCAGATATCGCAATTATTGCAGCAGATGGTGCTACTAAAGCACTTTTAGAAGAAGATATAGTTCCAGATATTATTGTTTCAGACTTAGACGGCGATATTGATTCGATTTTAAAAAGCAATGATCTTGGTTCAATCGTTGTAGCTCATGCTCACGGGGACAATATCGATAAACTTGAAAAATACATTGAATTATTAAAAAATATTGTTGGAAGTACCCAATTTCCAAAAAAATTTGAATTTTTGATAAACTATGGGGGATTTACTGACGGAGATAGGTGCTGTTTTTTAGCCGAAGAATTTGGCGCTAAAAAAATCATACTCTGCGGAATGGACTTTGGAATATATGTAACGAAATATTCACGTCCAAACATTGAAAAGGACATTGAACTTGCCGATGAAATTAAAGTGAAAAAACTAAAATATGCGGAAATGTTTGTAAATTGGCTCATCACCAATGGAAAAAGCCCCATTGAGTTCATGCCCTAATCTCATTTCTTAGATGTTTTAAAAAACCATAGTTAAGTTTAAATAATATACATTTCAATACTTCTTCTGATAATTCTATTTATTGCTCGTGGAGATACTATGTCAAATTCTTCGGAAAAAAGACTCGAAGAAATTAGAAAACGAATTAACGAAATTGACGAACAGTTAATCGAATTGATTGCTGAAAGAACCAGTTTCGCACCCGAAATTGCTGCACTGAAAAAGTCACTCGGAACCTGTGTCTTCGATCCTAAAAGAGAAGATGCAATCTGCGAAAAAACACGTTTGATGTGTGAAAAGCACCATATAGAACCCGAAGTGGCCCTAAAAGTTATGAAAATTCTCATGACATACAATAAAGAAGTTCAAAAAGACAGCATTGAAGGGTAAACTTTAGCTAAATATATAAATCATAATTACAAATGTATTATAAAATGAAACAAGATTATCTAAGTTAATAAGGTGATAACTTGGGAAGAATAAGGCAAACATTCATCAAAAGAACCGGTGAAGAACTCATTGAGAAATTTGCAGACAAGTTCACAAGCGATTTTGAAGAAAACAAAAAAGCTGTTGAAGAAGTTGCAATGATCTCAACAAAACCATTGAGAAACAGAATAGCAGGTTATGTTACTGCTAAAGTAAAAAAAATGAACGCATAAGGTGTAATTATGCAAGGTGTATATCCTGCGATTATTACTCCATTAAAAGAAAATAAAGTAGACTATGATGGTTTACGAAACAATATTGACTTTTTAATTGAAAATGGAGTTAGTGGAGTTATTCCTGTTGGAACTACTGGTGAATCACCAACATTAACGCCATTAGAGCACGAAAAAGTCGTTGAAAAGGTTGTTGAATTCGTAGACGGTAGAGTTGAAGTAATTGCAGGTACAGGTTCTAATTCAACTTCTGAAGCACTGGAATTTTCGCAATATGCAGAAGATGTCGGTGTTGATGGAGTTTTGTTGATAACTCCATATTATAACAAACCACCTCAGGAAGGTTTGAAAAGGCATTTTGGAGAGATTGCAAATTCCATCAATGTGCCAATAGTTCTATACAATGTTCCCTCAAGAACTGCGCTAAACATAGAACCAGAAACAATTAAATATTTATTTAACGAATATAGTAATATATCAGCTGTAAAAGAAGCTAATCCAAATTTATCTCAGGTTTCTGAAGTACTGGATTCTTGCGACATTGACATATTATCTGGAAATGATGAATTGACTTTACCAATAATTTCCCTTGGTGGAAAAGGTGTTGTCAGCGTTATTGCAAATATCGCACCAAAAGAATTCGTTCAGATGGTTGATTTTGCAAATGCAGGCAAATTTGATAAGGCAAAAGAAATTCATTACAAATTGTTTCCGCTAATGAAGTTAATGTTTGTTGAGACAAATCCAATACCTATCAAAACTGCGATGAATATGCTTGGAATGCCTTCGGGCGAGTTAAGATTGCCACTTTGCGAAATGGCAGAAAGCAATAAATTAAAATTGCAGAATGCTCTTAACAATTTAGGCCTCTTAAAATAATCACGGTTCGTGATACTATGATAGATGTTGAAAAAATTCAAAAACAAGCTGATGAAATCGTTGCTCAACTTTCAGAAGTTTTGGAAAATTTTGATCTTGAAACTGAAGAAGAGTACCATATTCTCGAAACGAAAAACGTACTCAGAGATGACGATGAAGCTATACTTGATGAATCATTTAAAATCGACGCATTAAATGTGGCACCTAAAGTAAAAGACGGTTCAATCGTCGTTGAAAAAAGTAAATGGAGCCATTAATCATTAAAAAATAAAAATGGAGCGTGAGACTATAAAGAGAAGTTCAAGAAGATGGAAAAAGAAAGGACAGATGAGATGGAAACACTACAAAAAAAGAATTAGAAGAATGAAAAGAGAAAAAAGAGAAAACAAATAATTAAGTAATTAATTATTTACCCTTTTTTAAATTTTGAGGTATATGTAGTATTTTTTTTACATCTATTTTTAATTTAAAAATTTAATAAATGAGTTTTAATAAAAAAAAGTTTTTTTGGGGAGAATTTCTATTTTTAAATATATAGTTATTCAGGGGAATTTTTCTATAACTATGAATTTAAATTGTATTTTGTAAAGTGCTTTTCGTTGGTTTAAACTACACTTTCTATCGATCAGGGAATCCCCTTTTCGACATGTTACTCTTCTTTTTGGATCATATTTATCCTTTTCCCAAAATAAAGGTTAATAAGAGCTATTTATATTCTCAATGGTTATTTTTAAATATTAAAAAAATTATCCGAAACTACTAAGTTCTACATGAAATGAAAAATTATTAAAAAAATAAATTATCTGTCAAAACATGCGTTTTCGAGTTCTTTTAAAGTGTTTAAATTTATAAATATGTCACAAGTTTTGTCTATTTTGTCAACATCAACATAAAGAGGGTTTAATTCATCTATCAACCGTCTTATTGGAAATGATCTATTTTGTTCAAGCATTTCTTCGACAACCATTCCAAGTACATTTACTGAAGAAATATGGTAAAGTGAAAAAAGTGGCTCAATAAATCCGTTTTTATGTTTTGGAACGATACAGTCCTGACCATTTAATTCTGCTTCTTTTATAAATGAAAGCAAGTTTATTATTGACTCTTCGGTAATAAACGGCATGTCGCAGGGAACCAAAAAAACCCATTGAGATTTTGTATTCAACATTCCAGAAAGCATTCCAATTAACGGACCCATTCCAG
Encoded proteins:
- a CDS encoding MBL fold metallo-hydrolase, with the translated sequence MEIKILVDNTAKGKFLAQSGFSAIIKDEDSKILFDCGQNAQVFENNLKLMGEDDIFDAVIFSHGHYDHTDGFNYFIEKYGENLDVPIYIHKSAFVDRYHGERYIGIDESIKNFLKDYKNLKLIEDPFKISENLIISGTIPRTNFYEREDFEMIENGQRVDDIIIDDMFVIVKDIILSGCTHSGLINCINHAKTLKKVNGIIGGFHMGTASETYINQVKNYLMTQNFKLISPVHCTGFNATKELSDISGFKFGHVGSVFEI
- a CDS encoding anaerobic ribonucleoside-triphosphate reductase activating protein: MKISGIVELSTIDYPKHASAVVFLSGCNMKCGYCQNYEYITTNVSEMTAEEVFNSMDLMFAEALVISGGEPTLQPEAVLELAKIAKGKNFPVKLDTNGTNPNLVEKLISNNFLNYIAIDVKAGFNNYEKVTGYKKEIKENILKIINICKQEEIFVECRTTFIPELMDESDIEEIAKTVKNCDLYTIQQFDREHSYDKELCKVKRISEDDLIALGKIAKKYIENVKIKTLSSEIPIN
- a CDS encoding 6-hydroxymethylpterin diphosphokinase MptE-like protein; amino-acid sequence: MDLDSWEDYYNQILDDFGYGSAEDLKSAEILKEMIKKFKNNVDLNEISKKIFGKEVYIFGAGPSLKKHVLKLKEIIDSDIAIIAADGATKALLEEDIVPDIIVSDLDGDIDSILKSNDLGSIVVAHAHGDNIDKLEKYIELLKNIVGSTQFPKKFEFLINYGGFTDGDRCCFLAEEFGAKKIILCGMDFGIYVTKYSRPNIEKDIELADEIKVKKLKYAEMFVNWLITNGKSPIEFMP
- a CDS encoding chorismate mutase produces the protein MSNSSEKRLEEIRKRINEIDEQLIELIAERTSFAPEIAALKKSLGTCVFDPKREDAICEKTRLMCEKHHIEPEVALKVMKILMTYNKEVQKDSIEG
- a CDS encoding 30S ribosomal protein S17e, translated to MGRIRQTFIKRTGEELIEKFADKFTSDFEENKKAVEEVAMISTKPLRNRIAGYVTAKVKKMNA
- the dapA gene encoding 4-hydroxy-tetrahydrodipicolinate synthase, with the translated sequence MQGVYPAIITPLKENKVDYDGLRNNIDFLIENGVSGVIPVGTTGESPTLTPLEHEKVVEKVVEFVDGRVEVIAGTGSNSTSEALEFSQYAEDVGVDGVLLITPYYNKPPQEGLKRHFGEIANSINVPIVLYNVPSRTALNIEPETIKYLFNEYSNISAVKEANPNLSQVSEVLDSCDIDILSGNDELTLPIISLGGKGVVSVIANIAPKEFVQMVDFANAGKFDKAKEIHYKLFPLMKLMFVETNPIPIKTAMNMLGMPSGELRLPLCEMAESNKLKLQNALNNLGLLK
- the gatC gene encoding Asp-tRNA(Asn) amidotransferase subunit GatC; protein product: MIDVEKIQKQADEIVAQLSEVLENFDLETEEEYHILETKNVLRDDDEAILDESFKIDALNVAPKVKDGSIVVEKSKWSH
- a CDS encoding molybdenum cofactor guanylyltransferase, translating into MISAIILSGGKAERMGGEKSFRKSGNKYLIENIADMLIEMEIPFVTVFKNPRFMEKPEEEIEKQLYYYKKYHQTITWDFVPGMGPLIGMLSGMLNTKSQWVFLVPCDMPFITEESIINLLSFIKEAELNGQDCIVPKHKNGFIEPLFSLYHISSVNVLGMVVEEMLEQNRSFPIRRLIDELNPLYVDVDKIDKTCDIFINLNTLKELENACFDR